From Bacillus basilensis, a single genomic window includes:
- a CDS encoding YlbF/YmcA family competence regulator has protein sequence MTKNIHDVAYELQKAIAENDDFKTLKESYAAVQADAASKNLFDEFRTMQLSLQQKMMQGQEITEEDNQQAQEVVVRIQQDAKITKLMETEQRLNTVITDVNKIIMKPLEELYNAQQQA, from the coding sequence ATGACAAAAAACATTCATGATGTAGCATATGAATTACAAAAAGCAATCGCTGAAAACGATGATTTCAAAACGTTAAAAGAGAGCTACGCAGCAGTTCAAGCTGATGCAGCTTCAAAGAACTTATTCGATGAGTTCCGTACAATGCAACTTAGCCTACAACAAAAAATGATGCAAGGTCAAGAAATCACTGAAGAAGACAACCAACAAGCACAAGAAGTTGTAGTTCGCATTCAACAAGATGCTAAAATTACAAAGTTAATGGAAACTGAGCAACGCTTAAATACAGTTATCACTGACGTTAACAAAATTATCATGAAGCCACTTGAAGAATTATATAACGCGCAACAACAAGCGTAA
- a CDS encoding VOC family protein: MHKLNALIPELSVSDMEKSLNFYSEILLFKIEYQRPEDKFALLSLNDCQIMIEEVNGHWSTGELSYPYGRGINFQIIINDIDSLYDSLKKNEYPIKFDIQENWYRADTKLKGQKEFLIMDPDGYLLRFVQNLGEKDVEAD, encoded by the coding sequence TTGCACAAACTCAATGCATTAATACCAGAGCTATCAGTTTCAGATATGGAGAAAAGTTTAAATTTCTATTCGGAAATTCTCCTGTTTAAAATTGAATATCAAAGACCAGAGGATAAGTTTGCTTTACTGTCTTTAAATGACTGCCAGATTATGATTGAAGAAGTAAATGGTCATTGGAGTACTGGGGAGTTATCTTATCCCTACGGAAGAGGAATCAATTTTCAAATTATCATAAATGATATTGATTCACTATATGATAGTTTGAAAAAGAACGAGTATCCAATTAAATTTGATATTCAAGAGAATTGGTATAGAGCTGATACTAAATTAAAAGGACAAAAAGAATTTTTAATTATGGACCCTGATGGTTATCTATTAAGATTTGTTCAAAATTTAGGTGAAAAAGATGTTGAGGCAGATTAA
- a CDS encoding DUF445 domain-containing protein → MNIWLSMLTTTGLGAIIGGFTNHLAIKMLFRPHRPIYIGKFQVPFTPGLIPKRRDELAVQLGKMVVEHLLTPEGIGKKLTNEEFQKGLIQWTQVEVDKVITNEQSLRHMLEKWNVAHVEKEATGKIEHVITEKIEAFLAEYYTYTWEQALPHSVHEKIENAIPNVSAFILERGISFFESEEGKARLSKMIDDFFASRGTLLNLVGMFLGNVSVVDRVQPEVIKFLGQDGTKQLLTDVLQKEWEKLKGKDVKELETFVEKEMIVSSILSAVKVEETVSKFLKQSVKQVCEPVRETIMEKIVPSAVTKGLKWGTENVASILNNLHLAEIVQQEVSTFSTERLEDLVLSITKNELKMITYLGALLGGMIGLVQGLLLLFLR, encoded by the coding sequence ATGAATATATGGTTAAGTATGTTAACGACGACAGGGCTCGGAGCAATTATTGGGGGATTCACAAATCATTTAGCGATAAAAATGTTATTTCGTCCTCATCGCCCTATTTATATTGGTAAGTTTCAAGTGCCATTTACACCAGGATTAATTCCGAAGCGCCGTGATGAGCTTGCTGTTCAATTAGGGAAAATGGTTGTAGAGCATTTGTTAACGCCAGAAGGAATCGGAAAGAAGTTAACAAATGAAGAGTTTCAAAAAGGTTTAATTCAATGGACACAAGTAGAAGTGGATAAAGTAATTACGAATGAACAGTCACTGCGACACATGTTAGAAAAATGGAACGTAGCGCATGTAGAAAAAGAGGCAACCGGAAAAATCGAACATGTGATTACAGAAAAAATAGAGGCATTTTTAGCGGAGTATTATACATATACATGGGAACAAGCCTTACCTCATTCTGTTCATGAAAAAATAGAGAATGCGATCCCAAATGTCTCTGCGTTTATTTTAGAGCGAGGAATTAGTTTTTTTGAAAGTGAAGAAGGGAAAGCTCGTCTTTCAAAAATGATTGATGATTTCTTTGCTTCCAGGGGAACGCTGCTTAACTTAGTCGGAATGTTTTTAGGGAATGTAAGTGTAGTCGATCGTGTGCAGCCAGAAGTTATTAAGTTTTTAGGGCAAGATGGCACGAAACAACTTTTAACTGATGTACTGCAAAAAGAGTGGGAGAAGTTAAAAGGAAAAGATGTAAAAGAATTAGAAACGTTTGTAGAAAAAGAAATGATTGTAAGCTCCATATTGTCAGCAGTTAAAGTTGAGGAAACAGTGAGTAAATTTTTAAAACAATCTGTGAAGCAAGTATGTGAGCCGGTGCGAGAAACAATCATGGAAAAGATAGTCCCGAGTGCAGTAACGAAAGGCTTGAAGTGGGGGACAGAAAACGTAGCGAGTATATTAAACAATCTCCACCTTGCGGAAATTGTCCAGCAAGAAGTATCCACATTTTCAACGGAGAGATTAGAAGATTTAGTTCTGTCCATTACAAAAAATGAACTAAAAATGATTACGTATTTAGGAGCATTATTAGGCGGAATGATCGGACTCGTGCAAGGACTGCTATTGTTGTTTCTTAGATAA
- a CDS encoding YheC/YheD family protein → MVLGILTCWPHYEQTYYTEIAKRARLYHNVVAQFTPFGIDPKTDLISGLIYDTDTGKWKEQTFPIPSYIYDRSSFNEETDLEKAKSIIHSLHNRPSTTFLNNTLIDLSELHDVFLTNKKLSPYIPKFEIATIQNVFKLLLKTKDIIIRPTHTHSNDSLYRVAYKNKTFHIDTINDAYHTSTPIKQTDEFISWYKSNIRSARYITHTMLQSPNQLTYPLHIRTILQKNKEREWNVIGQFIQKSSFPNQLLLSATDDSSLHSFSKIKYVLSSTGVQLLQDALQDIINEVFQTLDQSYSSLFELELSTIMDQKGAIWLMYVNTIPPYEHYIRHSDSLAEKIYHGPLKFSRFTP, encoded by the coding sequence TTGGTTCTCGGTATTTTAACTTGCTGGCCTCATTATGAGCAAACGTATTACACCGAAATCGCTAAACGTGCTCGGCTTTATCATAATGTCGTTGCCCAGTTTACGCCATTTGGTATTGATCCTAAAACAGATCTTATTTCTGGTCTGATTTATGATACGGATACAGGAAAATGGAAAGAACAAACATTCCCTATTCCTTCTTATATATACGATCGTTCTTCTTTTAACGAGGAAACAGACCTCGAAAAAGCAAAGTCAATTATTCACTCATTACACAACCGTCCTTCCACTACCTTTTTAAATAACACACTCATTGACTTAAGCGAACTACATGATGTATTTCTCACGAATAAAAAATTATCTCCTTATATACCAAAATTTGAAATAGCAACGATACAAAACGTTTTCAAACTGTTATTAAAAACAAAAGATATTATTATACGTCCTACTCATACACATTCCAATGATAGTCTGTACCGGGTCGCTTATAAAAATAAAACGTTTCATATTGATACAATAAATGACGCCTATCATACTTCTACTCCAATTAAACAGACTGATGAATTTATATCTTGGTACAAATCTAATATACGTTCAGCACGTTACATCACCCATACGATGCTACAATCACCAAATCAATTAACATACCCACTCCATATTCGAACCATTTTGCAAAAAAATAAAGAACGAGAGTGGAACGTTATCGGTCAATTTATACAAAAAAGCTCATTTCCAAATCAACTTTTACTTTCGGCAACGGATGATTCCTCGCTGCATTCATTTTCAAAAATTAAATACGTACTATCTAGTACCGGTGTACAACTATTACAAGACGCTTTACAAGACATTATAAATGAAGTGTTTCAAACACTAGATCAATCTTACTCTTCATTATTCGAGCTAGAGCTTTCCACCATTATGGATCAAAAGGGGGCTATTTGGCTTATGTATGTCAACACGATTCCCCCGTACGAACATTACATTCGTCATAGTGATTCATTAGCCGAAAAAATATATCATGGACCACTAAAATTTAGTCGCTTCACACCATAA
- a CDS encoding YheC/YheD family protein, translating into MKEHIYTLNISNEHPNSITLPYIFSITPPITSLSFGVRHVASEDVKIHYSFTREIIIGQQIAEKLLLPHSTTIHAFTQNETIIFGPLIGIFTTGFNDDSSNPLGNRSTSLGELLTPPFTLRPFVFVFGVQHIDWEDETIEGYFFQEQQWIKKKVPLPNVIYDRLPNRKAENYKPIVRAKRKLEHDYAIPWFNPGFFNKWEVHQLLMKDESIVPLLPNTETFQHFEQVERFLGTYKSIYMKPIHGSFGRNIHQLFYSQTENCYYCRYRENEENKLRKYQSLETLLNHVLKGHDLKKFIVQQGISLLRFDGQPVDFRIHTNKNHFGQWMVSAIVAKIAGKGSLTTHVNSGGDTKLLQELFPDSTKQVQIENKLKHTALQISYALDEQVTGNIGEIGFDIGLDTQENPWLFEANSKPGRTVFQDEKLKEQSELTRQLFYEYAIYLTEHSLRDAKEKMSQIKSASSSSTEHIPSPMIHSQIRKQKLPPHS; encoded by the coding sequence TTGAAAGAGCACATATATACATTAAACATTTCTAATGAGCATCCAAATAGTATTACTTTACCTTATATTTTTTCCATTACACCACCAATTACATCTCTTTCCTTCGGCGTACGCCATGTTGCAAGTGAAGATGTAAAAATTCATTATTCCTTTACTCGCGAAATCATTATCGGACAACAAATTGCAGAAAAGCTTTTACTTCCTCATTCCACTACTATCCATGCATTCACTCAAAATGAAACCATTATTTTCGGACCATTAATCGGGATTTTTACAACTGGTTTTAACGATGACTCTTCTAATCCTTTAGGAAACCGTTCAACTTCTCTTGGCGAGTTACTAACGCCGCCATTCACTTTGCGACCATTTGTATTTGTTTTTGGTGTGCAACATATTGACTGGGAAGACGAAACAATTGAGGGATATTTCTTTCAAGAACAGCAGTGGATAAAGAAAAAAGTCCCTTTGCCGAATGTCATTTATGACCGATTACCAAATCGGAAAGCCGAAAATTATAAACCAATCGTAAGGGCAAAAAGAAAATTAGAGCATGACTATGCTATTCCATGGTTTAACCCAGGTTTTTTTAATAAATGGGAAGTGCATCAACTTCTTATGAAAGATGAATCCATTGTGCCGTTATTACCAAACACAGAAACATTTCAGCACTTCGAACAAGTTGAACGATTTCTTGGAACGTATAAATCCATTTACATGAAACCGATTCATGGTAGCTTCGGTAGAAATATTCATCAACTATTTTATTCTCAAACAGAGAATTGCTACTACTGTCGTTATCGCGAAAATGAAGAAAATAAACTAAGAAAGTACCAATCATTAGAAACGCTTCTGAACCACGTGTTAAAAGGACATGATTTAAAAAAGTTTATCGTACAACAAGGTATTTCCTTACTTCGCTTCGACGGGCAACCTGTTGATTTCCGCATTCATACAAATAAAAATCATTTCGGGCAATGGATGGTCAGTGCAATCGTCGCAAAAATTGCTGGCAAAGGTAGCTTAACAACTCATGTAAATAGCGGTGGTGATACAAAATTACTGCAAGAACTTTTTCCAGATTCAACAAAACAAGTTCAAATTGAAAATAAATTAAAACATACAGCCTTACAAATTAGTTACGCGCTCGATGAACAAGTAACCGGAAATATTGGAGAAATTGGTTTTGATATCGGTTTAGACACGCAGGAAAACCCGTGGCTCTTTGAAGCAAATTCTAAACCTGGGCGAACTGTATTCCAAGATGAAAAGTTAAAAGAACAAAGCGAACTGACGCGCCAATTATTTTACGAATATGCCATCTACTTAACTGAGCATTCTTTGCGCGATGCAAAAGAAAAAATGTCTCAAATAAAATCAGCGTCTTCCTCAAGCACCGAGCATATCCCGTCCCCTATGATTCACTCACAAATACGAAAACAAAAACTTCCACCTCATTCATAA